CCTATTTTTGTATAAAAACTTAATGCCGAATTGAATCGGTTTACGTTTAAGGAAAGAGCGGTTGAATGATTTTTCAAAGCCAGTTTTTTAATTTCTTCAATTACTTTTTTACCAATACCTTTTCCTTGTGTTTCGGGCAAAAGATATATTTTATGAATTCGGGTTAAAGGTTCATTTTTATAATGATGCTCAATTCCGATAAAACCTAAAGTTGTTTCATCTTCTGAAATCAAATAAAATAATTGCTCTTTTTTCTCGATTTGAATGATTAAAGCTTCGTCAGAATAAATTAAATCCAGCATGTAATCTAATTGTTCTTTTGATAGAATTTTGCCGTAGGTTATTGGCCAGGTTGTATGTGCAATGTTTTGAATTTTAGTAATATC
The Flavobacterium flavigenum genome window above contains:
- a CDS encoding GNAT family N-acetyltransferase: MIKITDASIEDITKIQNIAHTTWPITYGKILSKEQLDYMLDLIYSDEALIIQIEKKEQLFYLISEDETTLGFIGIEHHYKNEPLTRIHKIYLLPETQGKGIGKKVIEEIKKLALKNHSTALSLNVNRFNSALSFYTKIGFEIIDEVNIDIGNGYVMEDYVMEKKL